The Barnesiella intestinihominis YIT 11860 DNA window GCACCTTGTACTTCAAAAATAGATATTGCCGCCGTGAACAAATTTTATAACTTAACTGTTGCACAAGGAGAAATACCCGAAACCGTGCGAGAACACTACAAGGCACTCACACACCATGCCTCGGAATGTGTCGAATGCGGCGCATGCGAAGTCCGTTGCCCGTTCGGAGTTAAAATCATAGAGTCCATGCATCAGGCAGCTCAACGGTTCGGGTTCTAAACACAGTAATAAAAATGACTACCGAAAAAAAACAAGAAATCATCAATCGGCTCTTTGCCGAACAATGTTCCTGCATTATTTGCAATAATCACGAAATACGCTTGTTTCACGAACGAGGCGTAAAAGATATTTACCGATTATTGAAAGAAGAACCGGATTTTCTCAACGGATCATTCATTGCCGACAAAGTCATAGGAAAGGCCGCAGCGGCCTTGATGATCTTGGGAGGCGTAAAAGAAGTGTTCGCCGGTGTCATCAGTCGGCCGGCACTCTCCTTATTTCAATCTCACGGCATAGAACCCGAATACAAAATCGAGACAGAATACATTATCAACCGTACCCGAACCGGCTGGTGTCCGTTGGAGAGTCGTTGTAAAAATTTGGAAACTCCGGAAGATTGTCTCGCAGAGATAGACGATTTCATGAACACGATGAAGAATATATAAACGCATGAAGACAAAACTTTTACTTTTATTTTTTGCATTAGGAGAAATAACGGCATCGGCTCAAACAGACTCGTTGCCAAATATAACGAAAGCCTCTAATGGAAAACTGATCGACGCGATACAAATCCATGAAGTGGTCGTTACCGGAACTCGCAATGAGACCGATATTCGTCATCTGCCTATGACGATTTCCGTCATAGACCGTAAACAAATCGAGCAGAGCATGCAACCGTCGATTCTCCCTATACTTACCCAACAAGTACCCGGACTATTCATCACAGCCAGAGGTATCATGGGTTACGGTGTATCGGGAGGTGCGGCCGGTGGCATGTCGTTACGGGGAATAGGCAGCGGATCGGGTCGCTTGATGGTTCTCATTGACGGACACCCCCAATACATGGGATTAATGGGACACCCTATCGCCGATGCTTACCAATCGCTAATGGCCGAACGAGTGGAAGTCTTGCGCGGACCAGCCTCGGTATTGTACGGCTCGAACGCTATGGGTGGCGTTATCAACATCGTTACCCGCCAATTACATGAAGAGGGAGTAAAAACCAACATCAACTTAGGATACGGTTCGTTCAACACTTTACAGAGCGAAGTCACGAACCGCATTCGAAAAGGCGGATTTACCAGCCTGATAAGCGGTTCGTACAACCGAACCGACGGACATCGCCGAAATATGGGGTTCGAGCAATACGGGGGATATGCCAAACTGGGTTATGAATTTTCTCCCTATTGGAATATTCGCGGCGACGTAAATGTCACCCACTTCAACGCTTCGCAACCGGGTGAGGTAACCGACCCGATGATCGACGCAGACCAAAGTATCACCCGTGGTATGACCTCGGTTGCCGTAGAAAACCGCTACGAACGCACATCGGGAGCTGTGAGCTTTTTCTACAACTGGGGAGACCATTGGATCAACGACGGTTATACCGCCAACCCCGACGACAAGAATAGTCCCAAACCATACCGGTTCGACTCGCACGACGACATGATGGGCATATCGTGGTATCAAAGCGCACAGCTTTTTACCGGCAACCGCCTGACTGCCGGAGTTGACTACTACCGCTTCGGTGGCAAAGCACAAAACCGTTACGTCGAAGGTGAACGAAATGGAGAACGTGAACACATCGTCGACAAAGTACAGCATGAAATAGCCGGTTATATCGATTTTCGGCAAGACATCAGCCATTGGCTCACCCTCGATGCCGGTATCCGTATCGACCACCATTCGCATATCGGTACGGAATGGATTCCACAAGCGGGATTATCGTTCCATTTACCCGGCTCCATCGAATTGAAAGCAAGTGCAGGCAAAGGATTTCGCTATCCTACCATACGGGAAATGTATATGTTCCCGCCCAAAAATCCCGACCTTCGCCCAGAGTCCATGTGGAATTACGAACTGGCCTTCGCCCAACGTTTACTCGACGGAAGGTTGTCGTATGGTATCAATGTTTTTTATATCGACGGGAAAAATCTGATCGTCGCTGTGCCTCGTGCGGGAGCGACACCCTTGAACATGAACACCGGAAAAATAGACAACACCGGAGTCGAAGCGGAAGCTGCTTACCGTATTCACCCCCATTGGTCGATCGAAACCAATTACAGCTATCTGCACATGGACAATCCGGTACTCGGCGCACCCGAACATAAGTTCTACGCCGGAGCCATGTTCTCCAAAAATCGCTGGACTGTCTCCACCGGTCTCCAATATGTAGCCAATCTTTACACAGACGTAGACCATGTCCAAACCGAAGATTTCGTACTATGGAACATCAACGGGTCATTCAAAGTCA harbors:
- a CDS encoding DUF1893 domain-containing protein, with translation MTTEKKQEIINRLFAEQCSCIICNNHEIRLFHERGVKDIYRLLKEEPDFLNGSFIADKVIGKAAAALMILGGVKEVFAGVISRPALSLFQSHGIEPEYKIETEYIINRTRTGWCPLESRCKNLETPEDCLAEIDDFMNTMKNI
- a CDS encoding TonB-dependent receptor — its product is MKTKLLLLFFALGEITASAQTDSLPNITKASNGKLIDAIQIHEVVVTGTRNETDIRHLPMTISVIDRKQIEQSMQPSILPILTQQVPGLFITARGIMGYGVSGGAAGGMSLRGIGSGSGRLMVLIDGHPQYMGLMGHPIADAYQSLMAERVEVLRGPASVLYGSNAMGGVINIVTRQLHEEGVKTNINLGYGSFNTLQSEVTNRIRKGGFTSLISGSYNRTDGHRRNMGFEQYGGYAKLGYEFSPYWNIRGDVNVTHFNASQPGEVTDPMIDADQSITRGMTSVAVENRYERTSGAVSFFYNWGDHWINDGYTANPDDKNSPKPYRFDSHDDMMGISWYQSAQLFTGNRLTAGVDYYRFGGKAQNRYVEGERNGEREHIVDKVQHEIAGYIDFRQDISHWLTLDAGIRIDHHSHIGTEWIPQAGLSFHLPGSIELKASAGKGFRYPTIREMYMFPPKNPDLRPESMWNYELAFAQRLLDGRLSYGINVFYIDGKNLIVAVPRAGATPLNMNTGKIDNTGVEAEAAYRIHPHWSIETNYSYLHMDNPVLGAPEHKFYAGAMFSKNRWTVSTGLQYVANLYTDVDHVQTEDFVLWNINGSFKVTEWFDIWARGENLLAQRYEINAGYPMPKATIMAGINVKF